A genome region from Balneolaceae bacterium includes the following:
- the hemA gene encoding glutamyl-tRNA reductase: protein MTEKAPDIEEFCCVGVNHWEAAIEVREGFSLDAARTQALLEGAKREGVPGLIVVSTCNRTELFAHGAGTQELIRLLVTYSDGSLDEFHSHGFEYSGLEAVDHLFQVAVGVDSQILGDLQVVNQVKEGYEMASEMDAVSGELHRMMQHVFRAHKRSRNETSLGEGAATTAYAAVQFAMKTFDNLADKEILLVGTGKIGKVTCRNLVSLGARRVTLVNRTPERAEFVADRFDLDFAPMEEMAGQIASADLVIVATGASEPVVTMEHMAPSRENKKFKVLLDLSVPRNIDPAIGELDFVDLANMDFLSDVTDKAYRKREENIPLVKKIIDDELTDYRNWLSKQKVVPTIKALTQKFENIREDEFEFFKNKLAEADREKVDNLTRRIVNKIAAYSIEHLRDHHESEQVTKVVHDMFKLESDPGNE from the coding sequence ATGACCGAAAAGGCACCTGACATAGAGGAGTTCTGCTGCGTGGGCGTCAACCACTGGGAGGCGGCCATAGAGGTGCGCGAGGGTTTCAGCCTTGACGCCGCCCGCACCCAGGCCCTGCTGGAAGGGGCCAAGAGGGAGGGTGTGCCCGGGCTGATCGTGGTATCTACCTGCAACCGTACCGAGCTTTTTGCCCACGGAGCGGGCACGCAGGAGCTCATTCGCCTGCTGGTGACCTATTCCGACGGCTCGCTGGACGAGTTCCACAGTCACGGATTCGAGTACAGCGGTCTGGAGGCGGTAGACCACCTTTTTCAGGTGGCTGTGGGAGTCGACTCGCAGATCCTGGGCGATCTGCAGGTCGTCAACCAGGTGAAGGAGGGTTACGAGATGGCCTCCGAAATGGATGCCGTTTCCGGGGAGCTGCACCGTATGATGCAGCACGTCTTCCGTGCCCACAAGCGCTCGCGCAACGAGACCTCCCTGGGTGAGGGCGCTGCCACCACGGCCTATGCTGCCGTGCAGTTCGCCATGAAGACCTTTGACAACCTGGCCGACAAGGAGATCCTGCTGGTGGGCACAGGCAAGATCGGGAAGGTGACCTGCCGCAACCTGGTGAGCCTGGGCGCCCGTAGGGTGACCCTGGTGAACCGCACCCCCGAGCGGGCGGAGTTCGTGGCCGACAGGTTTGACCTGGATTTTGCCCCTATGGAGGAGATGGCCGGGCAGATCGCTTCGGCCGATTTGGTGATCGTAGCTACGGGCGCATCCGAGCCGGTGGTCACCATGGAGCACATGGCCCCCTCCCGTGAGAACAAGAAGTTCAAGGTGCTGCTTGACCTGTCGGTGCCGCGCAATATCGACCCGGCCATCGGGGAGCTGGACTTTGTCGATCTGGCGAACATGGATTTTCTCAGCGATGTCACCGACAAGGCCTATCGCAAGCGGGAGGAGAACATCCCGCTGGTTAAAAAGATTATCGACGATGAGCTTACCGATTACCGCAACTGGCTGAGCAAGCAGAAGGTGGTTCCCACCATCAAGGCCCTCACCCAGAAGTTTGAGAATATCCGCGAGGACGAGTTCGAGTTTTTCAAGAACAAGCTCGCGGAAGCCGACCGGGAAAAGGTGGACAACCTGACCCGCCGTATCGTCAACAAGATTGCAGCCTATTCCATCGAGCACCTCCGCGACCACCACGAATCAGAGCAGGTGACAAAGGTGGTGCACGACATGTTCAAGCTGGAAAGCGACCCCGGCAATGAGTAA
- a CDS encoding 6-bladed beta-propeller, whose product MKYSKYIKYLAIGLIAISCSNDPDKNEHSFDQFISEVEEIILQDSTRIETSTTNVYSPLDLTMDGEGRMVVVDASNWTLNLMELNGALLDSIGGSGGGPNEFFAINQIHIGRDNRLHVYDGRSGVVSIYSILEGGFEPEREIRLPDYDSRNLNALYETDDGYLGVFKSVQIASGENNDIEVYRLDDDFHLQRHQFDMPGSDTFESNGVRRENPLGASTIWKMKDVQFYYSNSATLSITTVNTQNGSSEEFNLSGYPKPMAGEEEINFLKSVIQGSNVQDPEVLAEGMELPFFINFIPSEDHFYYTLFTANKNYGIILRVDRHSKKMGKILVPPLFNIYEIHENHLVGIDHTDGDNDIVIMSF is encoded by the coding sequence ATGAAGTATTCTAAATACATTAAATATCTTGCAATTGGGTTAATTGCGATCTCCTGTTCCAACGATCCAGACAAAAATGAGCATTCGTTTGATCAATTCATCTCGGAAGTTGAAGAGATCATTCTTCAAGATAGTACTCGAATTGAAACTTCCACCACGAATGTGTATTCACCCCTGGATCTGACTATGGATGGTGAGGGACGGATGGTGGTAGTTGATGCTTCTAACTGGACTTTAAATTTAATGGAGCTCAATGGTGCCCTTTTGGATAGTATCGGAGGGTCAGGAGGCGGCCCGAATGAGTTTTTTGCCATAAATCAAATCCATATTGGGAGAGATAATCGACTTCATGTCTATGATGGCCGTTCTGGAGTAGTATCCATTTACTCAATCCTGGAAGGTGGATTTGAGCCAGAGCGTGAAATAAGACTGCCTGATTATGACTCCCGTAATTTAAATGCTCTGTATGAGACAGATGATGGATATCTGGGAGTGTTTAAGAGCGTTCAGATCGCCAGTGGGGAAAATAATGATATTGAGGTATATCGACTGGATGATGATTTCCACCTGCAGCGACACCAGTTTGATATGCCGGGAAGCGACACATTTGAGTCAAATGGGGTTAGAAGAGAAAATCCCCTTGGAGCAAGTACAATATGGAAAATGAAAGATGTACAATTTTACTATTCGAACTCTGCAACTCTTTCTATAACCACGGTAAACACCCAGAATGGATCATCTGAAGAATTTAATTTATCGGGTTATCCTAAGCCGATGGCAGGCGAAGAAGAGATTAATTTTCTTAAATCGGTAATTCAAGGGAGTAATGTACAAGATCCTGAAGTGTTGGCGGAGGGTATGGAACTCCCGTTTTTCATAAATTTTATTCCTTCCGAAGATCATTTTTACTACACTTTATTCACAGCGAATAAAAACTATGGTATCATATTGAGGGTAGACAGGCATTCAAAAAAGATGGGAAAAATCCTGGTCCCCCCCCTGTTTAATATTTATGAAATACATGAAAACCATCTGGTCGGCATAGACCATACTGATGGAGACAATGACATTGTCATTATGAGTTTTTAA
- a CDS encoding HAMP domain-containing sensor histidine kinase has product MSIRSKLAWTFILLLIFGITAISSYSIVFIRNYMLEEGKREMERETRWLAVTVENMADDSAFTRHLREAADISGYRLAVYGEDGALLFAWPDSTSPHHPRRLDTGLLASLEARDGIPLLPERPDSEYLVSMVHLDTSANTARYIRASQLKDDLYAPIRTIRWIIYYGMFISIGLVILVSILMARYLTRPITRIKNAAQEIASGDTSRQIDLERGDEFGTLADSLNRMASRLRADTAQIKQFAEKQRQFFGDITHEIRNPLHTITGALEMLEMEDLPEDERRRYLRSARKQTERISRLFKDLLTLQRYDSDEKFIERKTFDLSMIAEHMLEWYGDAAAEKGIDLHVDTHECRAVGDPGKIEQVIDNLVSNAVKYTSEGTITMSYSREDDEVVVEVEDTGIGISEEHLERLFDRFYRTDKARSRDKGGTGLGLAVVKSILGAHGSEIEVESEPGRGTSFWFSLPASG; this is encoded by the coding sequence ATGTCCATCCGATCCAAACTGGCCTGGACCTTTATCCTGCTGCTTATTTTTGGCATTACCGCCATCAGCAGCTACTCCATTGTGTTCATTCGGAACTACATGCTGGAAGAGGGCAAACGCGAGATGGAGCGTGAAACCCGCTGGCTGGCCGTCACCGTGGAGAACATGGCAGACGACAGCGCATTCACACGCCACCTGCGGGAGGCGGCCGATATCTCCGGCTACCGGCTGGCTGTCTACGGGGAGGACGGCGCGTTGCTTTTCGCCTGGCCCGACAGCACCTCGCCGCATCACCCCCGGCGACTGGATACCGGTCTCCTGGCCAGCCTGGAGGCGCGCGACGGCATCCCCCTGCTGCCCGAGCGTCCTGATTCCGAGTACCTGGTCAGCATGGTACACCTGGATACCAGCGCCAATACCGCCCGATATATCCGTGCGAGCCAGCTCAAGGACGACCTCTACGCCCCTATACGCACCATCCGCTGGATCATCTACTACGGCATGTTTATCAGTATAGGATTGGTCATCCTGGTCAGCATCCTGATGGCGCGCTACCTCACCCGCCCCATCACCCGTATCAAGAACGCCGCCCAGGAGATTGCTTCGGGCGATACCAGCCGGCAGATCGACCTGGAACGCGGGGACGAATTCGGCACCCTGGCCGACTCTCTTAACCGCATGGCCTCACGCCTGCGGGCCGATACCGCACAGATTAAGCAGTTCGCCGAAAAGCAGCGGCAGTTTTTCGGGGATATCACCCACGAAATCCGCAATCCCCTGCACACCATCACCGGCGCCCTGGAGATGCTGGAGATGGAGGATCTGCCGGAGGACGAGCGTCGCAGATACCTGCGCTCCGCCCGCAAACAGACCGAGCGCATCTCCCGGCTGTTCAAGGATCTACTCACGTTGCAGCGCTACGACTCCGACGAGAAGTTTATCGAGCGCAAAACTTTCGACCTGTCCATGATAGCCGAGCACATGCTGGAGTGGTACGGGGATGCCGCCGCCGAGAAGGGCATCGACCTGCATGTGGATACCCACGAATGCCGTGCGGTCGGCGATCCCGGTAAGATCGAGCAGGTGATTGACAACCTGGTCTCCAACGCCGTCAAGTACACCTCGGAGGGTACCATTACGATGAGCTACTCGCGGGAAGACGACGAGGTGGTTGTAGAGGTTGAGGACACCGGCATAGGTATCTCCGAGGAGCACCTGGAACGGCTTTTCGACCGATTCTACCGCACCGACAAGGCGCGCTCGCGCGACAAGGGAGGCACCGGACTGGGCCTGGCCGTGGTCAAGAGCATCCTGGGCGCCCACGGCTCCGAGATCGAGGTGGAGAGCGAGCCGGGAAGGGGCACCAGCTTTTGGTTCAGTCTGCCGGCTTCCGGCTAA
- a CDS encoding uroporphyrinogen-III synthase produces the protein MRNDRKNILVTTQLDGQQIQYARVMGLEPLIEPALEFEFPEYWDRVLRTINDHPKADWVFSSSNAVKALERMRRSGLQVPPNTTVYAVGRKTADALADLGLEATVPRRQKASGLAERIAEEGVDRVIWFRGNRARRELPEILAERGVEVLEVEVYKTKVQPVNLPDRHVDGILFYSPSAVEGFSKGEGFKGELPELFAIGPTTAQALREAADREPVVAGRPDTRVLLKKVSDTLFDRKPAT, from the coding sequence ATGCGAAACGACAGAAAGAATATACTGGTCACAACGCAGCTTGACGGGCAGCAGATCCAGTACGCCCGTGTGATGGGGCTTGAGCCCCTTATTGAACCCGCGCTGGAGTTTGAATTCCCCGAGTACTGGGACCGGGTGCTGCGTACCATCAACGATCATCCCAAGGCCGACTGGGTTTTCAGCAGCAGTAACGCCGTAAAAGCCCTTGAGCGGATGCGCCGCAGCGGGCTGCAGGTGCCGCCCAATACCACCGTGTATGCGGTGGGACGAAAGACGGCCGACGCCCTGGCTGACCTGGGCCTGGAAGCCACGGTACCCCGGCGGCAGAAGGCCTCCGGTCTGGCCGAACGCATCGCCGAGGAGGGGGTCGACCGCGTGATCTGGTTCCGGGGCAACCGCGCCCGCCGCGAGCTGCCCGAGATCCTCGCAGAACGCGGCGTGGAGGTACTCGAGGTGGAGGTCTACAAGACCAAGGTGCAGCCGGTGAACCTCCCGGACCGCCACGTGGATGGCATCCTCTTCTACAGTCCCAGCGCTGTGGAGGGATTTTCCAAAGGAGAGGGCTTCAAGGGCGAGCTGCCGGAGCTCTTCGCTATTGGTCCCACCACCGCCCAGGCGCTGCGTGAGGCCGCGGACCGAGAACCGGTGGTCGCCGGGCGACCCGACACCCGCGTGCTGCTCAAAAAGGTCTCCGACACCCTCTTCGACCGCAAACCGGCCACGTGA
- the hemC gene encoding hydroxymethylbilane synthase produces MSKITSLRIGTRDSELAVWQATQVAEGLQARGYRTELVHVKTEGDIDLETPLSELGGKGVFTKALDVALINGEIDLAVHSHKDLPTVNPLPLEVAAVLERGDPRDSLVAPGGTDFLEGDAPAVVATGSNRRRAQWLNRYPHHQMADLRGNVNTRLEKIERHGWKGAIFAAAGLQRIGLEGRIASYLDWMVPAPAQAAMAVMVREDDDEVRQAVAVLDHKETALCTRLEREFLREMEAGCSAPVGAHARLEEGMVHFKAVALTLDGTTRYDIEKELSPDRTGGEGAAAARELLDRGADRIMDSLKS; encoded by the coding sequence ATGAGTAAGATCACCTCACTGCGTATAGGCACGCGGGACAGCGAACTGGCCGTCTGGCAGGCTACGCAGGTGGCCGAAGGGCTGCAGGCCCGTGGATACCGCACCGAGCTGGTGCATGTGAAGACCGAGGGCGATATCGACCTGGAGACGCCACTTTCAGAGCTGGGCGGCAAAGGCGTGTTCACCAAGGCCCTCGACGTGGCCCTGATAAACGGAGAGATCGACCTGGCGGTGCACTCCCACAAAGACCTTCCCACCGTAAATCCCCTTCCCCTGGAGGTGGCCGCCGTGCTGGAGCGGGGCGATCCGCGCGATTCCCTGGTAGCGCCCGGTGGAACGGATTTCCTGGAGGGTGACGCGCCCGCCGTGGTCGCCACCGGCAGCAACCGCCGCCGTGCCCAGTGGCTCAACCGCTACCCGCACCACCAGATGGCCGACCTGCGGGGCAATGTGAACACCCGCCTGGAGAAGATTGAGCGTCATGGCTGGAAGGGCGCCATCTTCGCCGCGGCCGGCCTGCAGCGCATAGGGCTGGAGGGGCGCATTGCGTCCTATCTCGACTGGATGGTGCCCGCTCCGGCCCAGGCCGCCATGGCTGTGATGGTGCGCGAGGACGACGACGAGGTCCGGCAGGCCGTGGCCGTACTAGATCATAAGGAAACCGCCCTCTGCACCCGCCTGGAGCGAGAGTTCCTTCGGGAGATGGAGGCCGGGTGCAGCGCGCCGGTAGGCGCCCATGCCCGCCTGGAGGAGGGCATGGTACATTTCAAGGCGGTGGCTCTCACGCTGGACGGCACCACGCGCTACGATATTGAAAAAGAGCTCTCCCCTGACCGCACCGGTGGGGAGGGAGCGGCCGCCGCCCGCGAGCTGCTGGACCGCGGTGCCGACCGTATCATGGACTCCCTGAAATCCTGA
- the hemE gene encoding uroporphyrinogen decarboxylase — MSHDFPQLKNDLLLRALRGEQVERPPVWMMRQAGRYLPQYMKLREKYTFFERVETPELACEITLQPIDELEPDAAIIFSDILTVPQALGFEVDLVKGKGPVFGNPIESTDHAFSILAEEVPRKLSHVMEAITLTRHELGGRVPLIGFAGAPWTLFCYMVQGQGSKNFAKAKAFLQQHPDASRHVLGELTRATISYLQAQVEAGAQAVQIFDSWSGLLSPGDFNRWAMPHLMEICEAIDDVPVILFAKGSWYALERLSFRGGADALGIDWTVSPEYAREATRGEVTLQGNFDPTHLYAPPEEIRRRTRRMIDRFGVQGYVANLGHGILPDIPVDHARAFIEAVKAYKSNKSESHKV, encoded by the coding sequence ATGAGCCACGATTTTCCCCAACTAAAAAACGACCTGCTGCTGCGCGCCCTGCGCGGAGAGCAGGTGGAACGTCCTCCGGTCTGGATGATGCGCCAGGCGGGACGCTACCTGCCGCAGTACATGAAACTGCGCGAGAAATATACCTTCTTCGAGCGGGTGGAGACCCCCGAGCTGGCCTGCGAAATCACCCTGCAGCCCATCGACGAGCTGGAGCCCGATGCGGCGATTATCTTTTCGGACATTCTCACGGTGCCCCAGGCGCTGGGTTTTGAAGTGGACCTGGTGAAGGGCAAGGGACCTGTTTTCGGCAATCCTATTGAGAGTACCGACCATGCTTTTTCCATTCTGGCCGAGGAGGTGCCCCGCAAGCTCTCCCACGTGATGGAGGCCATCACGCTCACCCGGCATGAGCTCGGGGGACGCGTGCCCCTCATCGGGTTTGCCGGGGCGCCTTGGACCCTCTTTTGCTATATGGTGCAGGGACAGGGATCCAAGAATTTTGCCAAAGCCAAGGCTTTCCTGCAGCAGCATCCCGACGCCTCCAGACACGTGCTGGGTGAACTCACCCGTGCCACCATCTCCTACCTTCAGGCGCAGGTAGAGGCGGGCGCGCAAGCGGTGCAGATCTTTGATTCCTGGTCCGGCCTGCTTTCACCCGGCGATTTCAACCGATGGGCCATGCCGCACCTGATGGAGATATGCGAGGCGATTGACGACGTGCCGGTGATTCTCTTTGCCAAGGGGAGTTGGTACGCCCTGGAGCGCCTGTCCTTCAGGGGCGGGGCTGACGCGCTGGGTATCGACTGGACCGTAAGTCCCGAATACGCCCGCGAGGCCACCCGCGGGGAGGTCACCCTGCAGGGCAACTTTGACCCCACCCATCTCTACGCCCCGCCGGAAGAGATCCGCCGCCGCACCCGGCGGATGATCGACCGATTCGGCGTGCAGGGCTACGTGGCCAACCTG
- the hemH gene encoding ferrochelatase, translating to MPSDEIRLGIVLMNLGGPTGEDHVRPFLYNLFRDEDIIKLGGGRVQELFARVIAKFRAPSVREDYEEINGCPKGCTGNRHCLNRQNSVVSTCCSPINGLTERQRRGLEKHFRKEHPDLDVSVYTCMRYWIPFADQIMDDMVDDGITHAVMLPLYPQFSWTTTGSSFRDWENHRREKFGSLENTPWKEYQVKNYHRNPYYLEALNARIDEAMEELEPETREKTHLVFSAHGTPKKEVRSGDPYTTEIEQTMEAIMEMRGLREDYWIGYQSKVGPGEWTQPNTAELVERQVQYGIRNFVLVPVAFVTDHIETLYELGVELPEDLEEEGYHFENIKVMPGINDHPKFIWALADETLKKVGYLFDEIQEKPVNPGS from the coding sequence ATGCCGTCTGACGAGATACGCCTTGGAATTGTGCTGATGAACCTGGGGGGACCCACGGGCGAGGACCATGTGCGGCCGTTTTTGTACAACCTGTTTCGAGACGAGGACATCATAAAGCTGGGAGGGGGACGCGTGCAGGAGCTCTTTGCGCGCGTCATCGCCAAATTCCGCGCCCCCTCCGTCCGGGAGGACTACGAAGAGATCAACGGCTGTCCCAAGGGCTGTACGGGCAACAGGCACTGCCTCAATCGCCAGAACAGCGTGGTGTCCACTTGCTGCTCGCCCATCAACGGACTGACCGAGCGGCAGCGCAGGGGATTGGAAAAGCATTTCAGGAAGGAGCATCCCGACCTGGACGTGTCCGTCTACACATGCATGCGCTATTGGATTCCCTTCGCCGATCAGATCATGGACGACATGGTGGACGACGGCATCACTCACGCCGTGATGCTTCCCCTCTACCCGCAGTTTTCGTGGACCACCACGGGCTCCAGTTTCCGAGACTGGGAAAACCATCGGCGGGAGAAATTCGGCAGCCTTGAGAACACCCCCTGGAAGGAGTACCAGGTGAAGAACTACCACCGGAATCCCTATTATCTGGAAGCCCTCAACGCCCGCATCGATGAGGCCATGGAGGAGCTGGAACCGGAGACGCGCGAGAAGACTCACCTGGTCTTCAGCGCACACGGCACGCCCAAAAAGGAGGTGCGCAGCGGAGATCCCTACACCACGGAGATCGAGCAGACCATGGAGGCCATTATGGAGATGCGCGGCCTGCGGGAGGACTATTGGATCGGCTACCAGTCGAAGGTAGGGCCCGGTGAGTGGACCCAGCCGAATACCGCTGAGCTGGTGGAGCGTCAGGTACAGTACGGTATCCGAAATTTCGTGCTGGTGCCCGTCGCCTTTGTGACCGACCATATAGAAACGCTCTACGAGTTGGGCGTGGAGCTGCCGGAGGATCTTGAGGAGGAGGGCTATCACTTTGAGAACATCAAGGTCATGCCTGGCATCAACGACCATCCGAAATTTATCTGGGCGCTGGCCGACGAGACCCTCAAGAAAGTGGGATACCTGTTTGACGAAATCCAAGAGAAGCCGGTTAATCCTGGGTCATGA
- a CDS encoding 6-bladed beta-propeller, with protein sequence MTIQFKSILFCILSITFIVSCESNSSMQFGTESEVLKTLIDETSLNTINLDQIPITDISLGPENIIQQDSVDADLLLTSPTNTFAKGERVYITDLRQPTVLIADTSNTIIDAIGRKGRGPGEFESVSAIFSSEEHIFIADGSLSRVNQYEYDTFNYIKSFNIYVGLDDLAASNNYIFASTRSGAKNLTQVYNNAEPYAEYDSLLPRLIPMGKEPSGYNTFQIDATNGVTMAAYPGFPYLFLFDDNLNLTSTIQFTADSFSDIDNPEAIPVDNIGRMEGAVRRYITDFKLSESGHLYAIIDNTLTIIDTNNNYEVEGRYDIRDRTKGNESISMSFISQSDGRVYLNSISHPAIYVFDRQEH encoded by the coding sequence ATGACTATTCAGTTTAAAAGCATCCTTTTCTGCATCCTGAGTATAACTTTTATCGTCAGTTGCGAAAGTAATTCTTCCATGCAATTCGGCACAGAGTCAGAAGTATTGAAGACTCTAATTGACGAAACAAGTTTAAATACAATCAATTTGGATCAGATTCCGATTACGGACATTTCCCTTGGTCCAGAAAACATCATTCAGCAGGATTCAGTAGATGCGGATCTCCTGTTGACCTCACCGACGAATACTTTTGCAAAGGGTGAGAGGGTGTACATCACCGATCTACGGCAACCGACAGTATTAATCGCCGACACTTCAAATACAATAATTGATGCGATTGGACGGAAAGGAAGAGGGCCTGGAGAATTTGAGAGTGTAAGTGCTATCTTTTCCAGTGAGGAGCACATTTTTATTGCAGACGGGTCACTATCACGAGTCAATCAATATGAATATGATACTTTCAACTATATAAAATCATTCAATATATATGTGGGACTTGACGACCTGGCTGCCTCTAATAACTACATTTTTGCATCAACCAGGTCCGGTGCGAAAAACCTGACCCAGGTATATAATAATGCAGAGCCGTATGCTGAATACGATTCACTCCTTCCAAGATTGATTCCTATGGGCAAAGAGCCATCAGGTTATAATACATTCCAAATAGATGCTACCAACGGTGTGACTATGGCCGCTTATCCCGGATTCCCCTATCTATTTCTGTTCGACGATAATCTAAATCTGACCTCGACCATCCAGTTTACCGCTGACTCCTTTAGCGACATAGACAATCCTGAAGCAATCCCAGTAGATAATATTGGCCGGATGGAAGGCGCGGTACGAAGATATATCACCGATTTCAAACTCTCAGAAAGCGGGCATCTCTATGCAATCATCGACAATACATTGACTATCATTGATACCAATAATAATTACGAAGTAGAGGGCAGATATGATATCCGGGACAGAACCAAAGGTAACGAGTCGATTTCGATGTCGTTTATTTCTCAATCGGATGGACGAGTTTATCTAAATAGCATATCACATCCTGCTATATATGTGTTTGACCGACAGGAACATTAG